One window from the genome of Oncorhynchus gorbuscha isolate QuinsamMale2020 ecotype Even-year linkage group LG14, OgorEven_v1.0, whole genome shotgun sequence encodes:
- the LOC123995711 gene encoding mitogen-activated protein kinase 12-like yields the protein MLLLDPERRVSASEALAMPFFSEFREPEEETEAQPYDHSMDNTDLLLEQWKRHTFTEILSFRPAATETKDHKETSL from the exons ATGCTGTTGCTGGACCCTGAGAGGCGGGTGAGTGCGTCGGAGGCGCTGGCCATGCCCTTTTTCAGCGAGTtcagagaaccagaggaggagACTGAGGCCCAGCCCTACGATCACTCCATGGACAACACAGACCTGctcctggagcagtggaaac GTCACACATTCACAGAGATTCTGTCCTTCAGGCCTGCAGCAACAGAGACCAAGGACCACAAAGAGACATCACTCTGA